In one Diabrotica virgifera virgifera chromosome 7, PGI_DIABVI_V3a genomic region, the following are encoded:
- the LOC126888001 gene encoding uncharacterized protein LOC126888001 — MEVKQETNETTCKIEIETCGGDDPFHAFKIEITEEPKREPAYDTFDYLDFPVNTKVEQDEYKFTPFEEKQTTEESLSFGPQRRLKIQIKTGGLKHVVTSLVCTFTFFQQSKQNFKVDIINISRKYMYLTLQVF; from the exons ATGGAAGTAAAACAAGAAACTAATGAGACAacttgtaaaatagaaattgagaCATGTGGTGGTGATGATCCTTTCCATGCTTTCAAAATTGAAATTACGGAAGAACCCAAGAGAGAACCTGCATATGACACATTTGATTATTTAGACTTTCCTGTTAACACTAAAGTAGAACAAGATGAATATAAATTTACACCATTTGAGGAAAAGCAAACAACTGAAGAAA gtctttcgtttggcccccaaaggcgattaaaaattcaaattaaaacaggtggcctaAAACACGTCGTGACGTCACTCGtttgtacatttacatttttccaacaaagtaaacagaattttaaagtAGACATTATAAACATCAGTAGAAAATACATGTATTTGACGCTACAagtgttttga